One part of the Anopheles coustani chromosome 2, idAnoCousDA_361_x.2, whole genome shotgun sequence genome encodes these proteins:
- the LOC131266989 gene encoding GTP-binding protein Di-Ras2, whose product MKMSDFERIRLVILGGAGVGKSCIIKRFLFKTYSDKYRPTVEDLYNREYDLGSVTLKVDILDTSGEMQFPAMRRLSIATAHAFLLVYATTSEASLGCIKQCFEEIREQRADFQDIPMVIVGNKYDLTASHREVRIEDVSEWVFCELPKLKVKVLECSAKDDYNIMEIFRTFVSLSRILPANGSAEAGTGLKRRSSAYVSASSKAKSRIGSPSIGGCEKPKEASFLAASTSEGTSSGGGSSSGAGSTGDAKSKPRSRSLIRRSSRKTKQQIQNASGAEDCNIQ is encoded by the exons atgaaaatgtcagACTTCGAACGGATAAGGCTAGTGATCCTGGGCGGGGCGGGCGTCGGCAAGAGCTGCATCATCAAGCGGTTCCTGTTCAAAACGTACTCGGACAAGTACCGGCCCACGGTGGAGGACCTGTACAACCGGGAGTACGACCTTGGTTCGGTGACACTCAAG GTCGACATCCTGGACACGTCCGGCGAGATGCAGTTTCCGGCGATGCGGCGCCTCTCGATTGCGACGGCCCACGCCTTCCTGCTGGTGTACGCGACCACGTCCGAGGCGAGCCTGGGCTGCATCAAGCAGTGCTTCGAGGAGATTCGCGAGCAGCGCGCCGACTTCCAGGACATTCCCATGGTGATCGTCGGCAACAAGTACGACCTGACCGCGTCCCACCGGGAGGTGCGCATCGAGGACGTCTCGGAGTGGGTCTTCTGCGAGCTGCCAAAGTTGAA GGTAAAGGTGCTGGAATGTTCGGCCAAGGACGATTACAATATCATGGAAATTTTTCGAACGTTTGTGTCACTGTCCCGCATCCTGCCGGCGAACGGAAGTGCCGAGGCGGGCACCGGCCTCAAGCGCCGCTCGTCCGCCTACGTCAGTGCCAGCAGCAAAG CAAAATCGAGAATCGGAAGTCCGTCCATTGGAGGTTGTGAGAAACCCAAAGAGGCGTCGTTCCTGGCCGCATCCACGTCGGAGGGTACCAGCAGCGGTGGGGGAAGTTCGAGCGGTGCAGGAAGTACTGGTGATGCCAAGTCTAAGCCACGATCAAG ATCACTCATCCGAAGATCGTCGAGGAAAACGAAGCAACAGATCCAGAACGCATCCGGTGCGGAGGACTGCAATATTCAATAA
- the LOC131266966 gene encoding protein kintoun: MSTKDFNLSRDEFRNITRCLENEEFRDLFADYCKDLRDNRQQYEEELAILEAERGYDVKFLNPKPGYVIKTVVDGKRKGFINVCQCELVQKPSIVPGKYEHESKAVQWNIPYAQSQPRRDYDNKRIECIVYDVMFHPDSLGLAARNDHFRKLLNDTSLDAVEGAFKVKLDRANLRFPKLQYKGTPSCTVMRNKKPNFDSLPKDELFDKLLPPMPTPAAPTNNNINGSETKKSKPNDGPKRGTVTEAQNKENIQRSSARGYTTPEYKIVQRRDVEYEEMTHELDAKIDVTIPRELKITITLPLLKSAAECTLDVTKATLYLVSEKPAKYKLELKLPYEVRENEGTAQFNVDARTLTVTLPVLRKRPITLQDINRANAPEIANVGSTQVNQPTSGKLIEEIEETSGGAPTVANGSKSPANGITQPSVVEAPRKTIFPKFSVNKMENLFAFTLNVRNVDPGTIELDSRTDSVHCRFSNVGNGFFPCYYVFFVRFPNAQVTEVQHEEWDNNLIIQVTLNTASVASYHAGPNEHDTVEYSIMEDITDKINKFGKEIEDDSLCIAVVRQEKGAKARSGGLLSIEITKKDIDQQEEPLEDAGGKVSRAEPPSGTSVDECDDKEPETEAQARAMLTAKKNGRKKNKERSLSESFCDQLKVIVENEPATTGNPGEPSVGKNASAGMSPASKAIDAPDAKTRKFRSVSECVESSESMPSLVRKYKGILKRSSYDRSISECSSVDDLGTSVEMSLPGSMGEECRKTVRFNDAIRKQMFRSNTSILAMKKKSQKKKELKRRAAARRMSEGESTDNDEKELHHRDDDDDDEDDNCLSSDQHDEKDAMENDSGVSFDSESGDKEAAVMHQAASKSRKNNNNNKNSKNNSSNNSNNNTNNNKGPKSGNGLKSGGGQRRPSDSKNIEFKSDMIFDIEM, encoded by the exons ATGTCGACGAAAGATTTTAATCTTTCGCGAGACGAATTCCGAAACATCACACGGTGTCTTGAGAATGAGGAGTTTCGCGACCTGTTTGCCGACTACTGCAAGGATCTGCGCGACAATCGCCAGCAGTACGAGGAGGAGCTGGCCATCCTCGAGGCGGAACGGGGGTACGACGTGAAGTTCCTGAACCCGAAGCCCGGTTATGTAATCAAGACGGTCGTGGACGGAAAGCGGAAAGGATTCATCAACGTGTGCCAGTGCGAGCTGGTGCAGAAACCATCGATCGTGCCCGGCAAGTACGAGCACGAATCGAAGGCCGTCCAGTGGAACATCCCGTACGCACAGAGCCAACCGCGCCGGGACTACGACAACAAGCGCATCGAATGCATTGTGTACGACGTGATGTTCCATCCGGATTCGCTGGGCCTGGCGGCCAGAAATGACCATTTCCGTAAGCTGCTGAACGATACGTCGCTGGACGCCGTCGAGGGGGCGTTCAAGGTGAAGCTGGATCGGGCTAACTTGCGCTTTCCGAAGCTTCAGTACAAGGGCACCCCGAGCTGCACGGTGATGCGGAACAAGAAGCCAAACTTTGACAGTCTGCCGAAGGATGAGTTGTTCGACAAACTGCTCCCACCCATGCCGACGCCGGCGGCGCCGACCAACAATAACATCAACGGGtcggaaacgaaaaaatcgaaaccgaaCGATGGACCCAAGCGGGGGACGGTCACGGAGGCgcaaaacaaggaaaacatcCAACGTTCTTCGGCCAGGGGCTACACGACCCCGGAGTACAAAATCGTCCAACGCCGGGACGTCGAGTACGAGGAGATGACGCACGAGCTGGACGCTAAAATCGATGTAACAATTCCACGGGAGTTGAAAATAACCATCACACTACCACTGCTCAAGTCCGCTGCCGAGTGTACGCTGGACGTCACCAAGGCAACGCTGTATTTGGTGAGCGAAAAGCCGGCCAAGTACAAGCTCGAGCTGAAGCTGCCCTATGAGGTGCGGGAAAACGAAGGCACGGCGCAGTTCAACGTGGACGCAAGGACGCTCACCGTGACGTTGCCGGTGCTGCGAAAGCGCCCCATTACGCTGCAGGATATAAACCGCGCCAATGCTCCCGAAATTGCCAATGTCGGCAGCACCCAAGTAAACCAACCGACATCCGGAAAGTTGATCGAGGAGATAGAAGAAACGTCGGGTGGCGCCCCAACCGTGGCCAATGGAAGTAAATCACCGGCAAACGGCATCACGCAACCATCGGTGGTGGAGGCACCGAGGAAAACGATTTTCCCCAAATTTTCAgtcaacaaaatggaaaacctttTCGCGTTCACGCTCAACGTGCGCAACGTCGATCCGGGCACGATCGAGCTCGATAGCCGCACCGACTCGGTGCACTGCCGGTTCTCGAACGTTGGCAATGGGTTCTTCCCGTGCTACTACGTGTTCTTTGTGCGCTTCCCGAACGCGCAGGTCACGGAGGTGCAGCACGAAGAGTGGGACAACAATCTGATCATCCAGGTGACGCTAAACACGGCGTCGGTCGCATCGTACCATGCCGGGCCGAACGAGCACGACACGGTCGAGTACTCCATCATGGAGGACATCACGGATAAGATAAACAAATTCGGGAAGGAAATAGAAGACGACAGCCTGTGTATAGCGGTGGTCCGGCAGGAAAAGGGGGCGAAGGCGCGTTCCGGTGGGCTTTTGAGTATCGAAATCACGAAAAAGGATATCGATCAGCAGGAGGAGCCGCTGGAAGATGCTGGGGGAAAGGTGAGCCGCGCTGAACCACCTTCCGGCACCTCGGTGGACGAGTGTGACGACAAGGAACCGGAGACGGAGGCGCAGGCCCGGGCGATGTTGACGGCGAAAAAGAATGGTCGTAAGAAGAACAAGGAGCGATCGCTGTCGGAGTCCTTCTGCGACCAACTGAAGGTGATCGTGGAGAACGAACCGGCCACAACCGGCAATCCCGGCGAGCCGTCGGTGGGGAAGAACGCATCGGCGGGTATGTCACCGGCATCGAAAGCGATCGATGCGCCGGATGCGAAAACGCGCAAGTTCCGCAGTGTGTCCGAGTGCGTGGAGTCGTCGGAATCGATGCCATCGCTTGTGCGCAAGTATAAGGGCATCCTGAAGCGCAGCTCGTACGATCGAAGCATCAGCGAATGTTCGTCGGTGGACGATCTGGGGACGTCGGTCGAGATGAGTCTGCCCGGGTCGATGGGCGAGGAGTGTCGGAAGACGGTTCGCTTCAACGATGCTATTCGCAAGCAGATGTTCAG ATCCAACACGAGCATTCTTGCCATGAAGAAAAAGTCACAGAAGAAGAAAGAGCTGAAACGTCGTGCGGCGGCCCGTCGTATGAGCGAAGGGGAAAGCACTGATAATGACGAGAAAGAGCTG CATCACcgtgatgatgacgatgacgatgaggaTGATAATTGCTTGAGCAGCGATCAGCATGACGAGAAAGATGCCATGGAAAACGATAGCGGCGTATCGTTCGACTCCGAGTCGGGCGATAAGGAAGCCGCGGTGATGCATCAGGCTGCCAGCAAgagcaggaaaaacaacaacaacaacaaaaatagcaaaaacaacagcagcaacaacagcaacaacaacaccaacaacaacaagggcCCCAAGTCCGGCAATGGGCTGAAGTCTGGCGGCGGCCAGCGACGACCATCTGATTCGAAGAACATCGAGTTTAAGAGTGATATGATTTTCGATATCGAAATGTGA